From one Nitrosococcus halophilus Nc 4 genomic stretch:
- a CDS encoding response regulator transcription factor — protein MATREPVVFIVDDDFAVRDSLALSLYSVGYRVRCCESVKVFLKAYEPNQPGCVVLDVCMPENTGLELQEYLVSEQVDIPIIFITGHADVPTAVRAVKQGAVDFLLKPFNFETLLECVHKAIDLDQVKRAERAQRDTIEKRLASLTPRERDVLNKVIEGKLNKVIAAELGVSIRTVEIHRARIMSKMRVRRATELARLVLMLRRSS, from the coding sequence ATGGCTACACGTGAACCAGTGGTGTTTATTGTCGATGATGACTTTGCAGTTAGAGACTCGTTGGCCCTGTCGCTCTACTCAGTGGGTTATCGCGTAAGGTGCTGCGAATCCGTCAAAGTTTTTCTCAAAGCCTATGAGCCCAATCAGCCTGGCTGTGTTGTTTTAGATGTCTGTATGCCAGAGAACACAGGGTTGGAGCTGCAAGAATATCTTGTTTCTGAACAGGTCGATATTCCGATTATTTTCATCACGGGCCATGCCGATGTGCCTACAGCAGTGCGGGCGGTGAAGCAGGGGGCAGTGGATTTCTTACTTAAACCCTTCAACTTTGAGACCTTACTAGAGTGCGTTCATAAGGCCATTGACTTAGACCAGGTTAAACGGGCCGAGCGAGCGCAACGGGATACCATCGAAAAACGATTGGCTTCCCTAACTCCTAGAGAACGGGATGTCCTCAACAAGGTTATCGAAGGAAAGCTCAATAAGGTGATTGCCGCCGAATTGGGGGTTAGCATCCGTACTGTGGAAATCCACCGCGCCCGGATTATGTCTAAGATGAGAGTAAGGCGTGCTACGGAATTAGCACGCCTTGTACTCATGCTCCGACGTTCCTCATAG